In Methanosarcina barkeri MS, a single window of DNA contains:
- the leuS gene encoding leucine--tRNA ligase → MEQDYKPHEIEKKWQKKWNESQIFQAEPDKREKFFITIPYPYLNGNLHAGHTRTFTIGDVVARHKRMLGYNVLYPMGFHVTGTPIVGLAELIANRDPQTMDVYERLHGIPGDILPTLDTPEKIVDYFKRESEKAMRNIGYSIDWRRKFTTTDPTYKKFIEWQYIRLGEKGLIVKGSHPVKWCPNDNNPVEDHDILYGEEATIVEYTLIKFQYKDLVLPCATLRPETTYGVTNLWVNPDVTYVKAKVTLDGNEEFWVVSKEAFRKLTFTDRTVEYIEDVPAKSIIGIKLTNPVTDDEVISLPASFVRPENGSGIVMSVPAHAPFDYLALRDLYDVDLSEYGITEDLRKIKLISLIKVPEFGEFPAKEIVESMGITSQKDPKAEEATKIVYRREFHGGVLKEITGKYEGQAVSKIKDILTKDLISSNAGETFYEFSEPVVCRCGTPCVVNMVKGQWFLNYSNPEWKAKVYKCLDQMRIIPEEYRVEFENKIDWLKDKACARRKGLGTHLPFDKEWLIESLGDSTIYMSYYIIVRFIESGELKIENLTLSFFDYVLLGKGDLAAASADTGLNPELLEEIRRHFNYWYPVDLRSSGKDLVPNHLLFFLFHHVALFEEDKWPKALAVNGFVSLEGQKMSKSKGPILTMENAVSTYGADITRMYILSTAEQTQDADWQKTGIESARRQMDRFYSFAKNVIESGKRADLSTELKQIDHWILSRIQNYIKGTNTALYSIQTREAIQNSFFLLQNDIKWYQRRGGDTLLYYVLDNWVRLMAPFTPHLCEEIWEAMGHKDPVSLAQYPLYNEDLIDDGAELAEEMIKGTLEDVEEIIRVTKMTPQKVHLYTAPTWKAEAIRCACEMQLECSLEVGTLIKKLMSNPDFKRFGKEIPKFVQKIVPEFKSGSSDRYEILTGPDIDEQALLKESISFLEKEIGCPVEVHSADSPAFDPEKKARFAEPLRPAIYIEGKKKE, encoded by the coding sequence ATGGAGCAGGATTATAAGCCTCACGAGATCGAAAAGAAATGGCAAAAAAAGTGGAATGAGAGCCAGATTTTCCAGGCCGAACCCGATAAGCGAGAAAAATTTTTTATAACCATCCCTTACCCCTACCTGAACGGGAACCTGCATGCAGGGCATACCAGGACTTTTACCATAGGGGATGTTGTTGCAAGGCACAAACGGATGCTTGGGTATAACGTGCTTTACCCTATGGGCTTTCATGTGACAGGTACACCCATTGTGGGGCTTGCCGAACTGATTGCAAATCGGGACCCTCAGACCATGGACGTTTATGAGCGCCTTCATGGGATTCCCGGAGACATCCTGCCGACGCTCGATACCCCTGAAAAAATTGTTGATTATTTCAAGCGCGAATCCGAGAAAGCCATGCGTAATATCGGGTACTCCATTGACTGGAGACGCAAGTTTACAACGACTGACCCGACATATAAAAAGTTCATTGAGTGGCAGTATATCCGGCTTGGAGAAAAGGGCCTGATCGTAAAAGGCTCCCATCCGGTAAAATGGTGCCCGAACGACAATAACCCTGTAGAGGATCATGATATCCTGTATGGGGAAGAAGCCACTATTGTTGAATATACGCTGATCAAGTTCCAGTATAAAGACCTGGTCCTGCCCTGCGCAACCCTCAGGCCGGAAACAACGTACGGAGTAACTAACCTGTGGGTCAACCCTGATGTAACTTATGTAAAAGCAAAGGTCACACTGGATGGAAACGAGGAGTTCTGGGTTGTCAGCAAAGAAGCTTTCCGAAAACTGACTTTTACGGACCGGACAGTTGAGTATATTGAAGACGTACCTGCAAAATCAATAATAGGAATAAAACTCACAAACCCGGTTACAGATGACGAAGTAATTTCCCTTCCTGCATCCTTTGTCCGGCCTGAAAACGGAAGCGGAATAGTAATGAGTGTGCCTGCCCATGCACCTTTTGACTACCTGGCCCTTCGCGACCTTTATGATGTTGACCTGAGCGAGTACGGGATAACCGAAGACCTTAGGAAAATCAAACTGATTTCCCTTATCAAAGTTCCTGAATTTGGAGAATTCCCTGCAAAGGAAATCGTTGAAAGCATGGGAATTACAAGCCAGAAAGACCCTAAAGCCGAAGAAGCTACAAAGATCGTATACAGAAGGGAGTTCCACGGGGGAGTTCTTAAGGAGATAACAGGAAAATACGAAGGACAGGCTGTCTCCAAAATCAAGGATATCCTTACAAAGGACTTAATCAGCTCAAATGCCGGAGAGACCTTTTACGAATTCAGTGAACCTGTTGTCTGCCGCTGCGGCACTCCCTGTGTAGTAAATATGGTCAAAGGCCAGTGGTTCCTTAATTATTCAAATCCCGAATGGAAAGCAAAGGTCTATAAGTGCCTCGACCAGATGCGAATTATTCCCGAAGAGTACAGGGTCGAGTTTGAAAACAAGATTGACTGGCTTAAGGATAAAGCCTGCGCCCGCAGGAAAGGGCTTGGAACTCACCTTCCCTTTGATAAGGAATGGCTGATTGAATCTCTTGGAGATTCGACAATTTACATGAGCTATTATATTATTGTCAGGTTTATCGAAAGTGGGGAACTGAAGATAGAAAACCTTACTTTGTCATTCTTCGACTACGTCCTGCTTGGGAAGGGCGATCTGGCAGCAGCCAGTGCGGATACTGGCCTCAATCCGGAGCTTCTTGAAGAGATCCGCAGGCATTTTAACTACTGGTATCCGGTTGACCTGCGCTCATCAGGCAAAGACCTTGTCCCGAACCACCTGCTCTTTTTCCTATTCCACCATGTAGCCCTCTTTGAAGAGGACAAGTGGCCTAAAGCTCTTGCAGTAAACGGCTTTGTCTCCCTTGAGGGGCAGAAAATGAGCAAGTCAAAAGGCCCGATCCTGACAATGGAAAATGCAGTCAGCACTTACGGAGCGGACATAACAAGAATGTATATCCTTTCCACCGCCGAGCAGACGCAGGATGCAGACTGGCAGAAAACAGGGATCGAGTCTGCCAGAAGGCAGATGGACAGGTTTTATTCTTTTGCAAAGAATGTTATAGAGAGTGGAAAACGTGCAGATCTGAGCACCGAGCTAAAGCAGATCGACCACTGGATACTATCGAGGATACAGAACTATATCAAGGGAACAAATACAGCCCTCTACTCTATTCAGACAAGGGAAGCAATCCAGAATTCGTTCTTCCTGCTGCAAAACGATATCAAGTGGTACCAGAGAAGAGGAGGAGATACCCTACTCTACTATGTGCTGGACAACTGGGTCAGGCTTATGGCTCCTTTTACCCCACACCTCTGTGAGGAAATCTGGGAAGCAATGGGGCATAAGGACCCGGTCTCTCTTGCCCAGTACCCTCTCTATAACGAAGATCTGATAGATGACGGCGCGGAGCTTGCCGAAGAAATGATAAAGGGAACCCTGGAGGACGTTGAGGAGATTATAAGGGTAACAAAAATGACCCCGCAGAAGGTCCACCTCTATACGGCCCCCACCTGGAAAGCCGAAGCAATCAGGTGCGCCTGTGAAATGCAGCTTGAATGCTCGCTTGAAGTAGGCACCCTTATTAAAAAGCTAATGTCAAACCCCGACTTCAAACGCTTCGGCAAGGAGATCCCGAAGTTTGTACAGAAAATTGTCCCGGAGTTCAAAAGTGGGAGCTCGGACAGGTATGAAATCCTTACAGGTCCTGATATTGATGAACAGGCCCTCCTGAAAGAGTCAATTTCATTCCTGGAAAAAGAGATTGGCTGCCCTGTTGAAGTCCACAGTGCCGACTCTCCTGCCTTTGACCCTGAAAAGAAGGCAAGGTTTGCAGAACCCCTGAGGCCTGCAATTTACATTGAAGGAAAAAAGAAAGAGTAA